In a genomic window of Occallatibacter riparius:
- a CDS encoding YqjF family protein produces MTQRWNDLLFAHWPVPPAAIAPLIPEGVQVDTFHGSAWLGVVPFWMDRIKFRGVPPIPFTSGFPELNLRTYVREPHSGAPGVYFLSLDASSLLGVLFGRAMYRLPYHWADMRIEQRREREFWFASRRRMTAPPVLFSARYRGLGPTRRLVESRPGSLEYFLTERYSLFTRDRDGHAMRANIHHVPWPLEEAEAEIEHNDLAAAIGIRLPDIPPVLHYSRRLAVYVWQLDRVRAARSPRPIPAAAVPST; encoded by the coding sequence ATGACCCAGAGGTGGAACGACCTGCTGTTTGCGCATTGGCCGGTTCCGCCGGCGGCTATAGCTCCGCTGATTCCTGAGGGAGTGCAGGTCGACACGTTCCATGGGTCGGCATGGCTCGGCGTAGTTCCGTTCTGGATGGACCGCATCAAATTCCGCGGAGTTCCGCCGATTCCCTTTACCAGCGGTTTCCCCGAACTCAATTTGCGCACCTATGTGCGTGAGCCGCACAGCGGCGCTCCAGGCGTCTATTTTCTTTCTCTCGATGCTTCAAGCCTGCTGGGGGTGCTGTTCGGCCGCGCCATGTACCGGCTGCCCTACCACTGGGCGGACATGCGCATTGAACAGCGGCGGGAGCGCGAGTTCTGGTTTGCGAGCCGCCGCCGCATGACGGCGCCCCCGGTGCTCTTCTCGGCGCGTTATCGGGGCCTTGGACCGACGCGGCGGCTGGTGGAGAGCCGTCCCGGATCGCTCGAGTACTTCCTCACCGAGCGCTATTCCCTCTTCACACGCGATCGCGACGGCCACGCTATGCGCGCCAATATTCACCATGTTCCCTGGCCGCTTGAAGAGGCTGAAGCTGAGATCGAGCACAACGACCTGGCCGCGGCGATAGGGATCCGGCTGCCCGACATACCGCCGGTGCTGCACTATTCGCGGCGTCTGGCCGTCTACGTGTGGCAGCTCGATCGCGTGCGCGCCGCGCGAAGCCCTCGACCTATTCCGGCCGCAGCGGTGCCATCCACTTAA
- a CDS encoding glycosyltransferase family 2 protein, which translates to MRQTLSVAMIAMNEETNLARTLETVKWADEIIVVDSGSKDRTLEIAQSYGAKTSYHAFGGHGEQKNVALDLCTSDWILLQDADEPLTPELQKEIQALLASEPKYTAYWIPRLNLIIGRWMRHGGFYPDHKLRLFKRGSARLSEGVGPHSTPQHQGPKGTLKHDMLHYAYPNLVVYLEHMNRYSSEIAQLLAAKGKTSQSLPAFLWNCLLNPWATFVYNYVFRLGFLDGREGLLLHLNHSVYIHWKFIKAWWIGRTGGLNKVPGS; encoded by the coding sequence ATGCGCCAAACACTCTCCGTCGCGATGATCGCCATGAACGAAGAGACGAATCTGGCCCGCACGCTCGAAACCGTGAAGTGGGCCGACGAGATCATCGTGGTCGATTCCGGCTCTAAAGATCGCACCCTCGAGATCGCACAATCCTACGGCGCAAAGACCAGCTACCACGCCTTCGGCGGTCACGGAGAGCAGAAGAACGTCGCTCTCGACCTCTGCACCAGTGACTGGATCCTGTTGCAGGATGCCGACGAGCCGCTGACGCCCGAACTCCAGAAGGAAATCCAGGCTCTGCTCGCCTCGGAGCCGAAGTACACTGCCTACTGGATTCCACGCCTGAACCTGATCATTGGCCGCTGGATGCGTCATGGCGGCTTCTATCCCGACCACAAGCTGCGCTTGTTCAAGCGCGGCTCAGCGCGGCTCAGTGAGGGCGTCGGTCCGCACTCCACGCCGCAGCACCAGGGACCCAAAGGCACGCTGAAGCACGACATGCTTCACTACGCCTACCCCAACCTCGTCGTCTATCTCGAGCACATGAACCGCTACAGCTCAGAGATTGCGCAGCTGCTCGCGGCCAAAGGCAAAACCAGCCAGTCGCTCCCCGCATTCCTCTGGAATTGCCTGCTCAACCCCTGGGCCACCTTCGTCTACAACTATGTTTTCCGCCTCGGTTTCCTCGACGGCCGCGAAGGGCTGCTGCTGCACCTCAACCACTCCGTTTACATCCACTGGAAGTTTATTAAGGCGTGGTGGATCGGCAGGACCGGCGGTTTGAATAAGGTCCCGGGCTCGTAG
- a CDS encoding aminopeptidase has product MATVAQELSFEQKLDQLARVAIEVGLGLARGQELVMTAPLDAVPLARKITEQAYRAGASLVTTLYADDEATLLRYRHAPDDAFDTAAGWLYDGMGAAYKRGAARLAITGASPLLLSNEDPGKVGRANQAVSKAYRPALELITRHEINWTIVAAATPAWAATMFPEDAPEAALAKLWDAIFRTSRVDGDDPVANWKAHDAGLQSRAAYMNEKRYSALQYRGPGTDFRLGLSDDHLWMGGGTRAGNGLYCIPNMPTEEIFTTPHKDRADGIVRASKPLSYQGTMIEGIEVRFEAGRIVQANASRGLEVLEKLISTDDGARRLGEVALVPHSSPIAASGLLFYNTLFDENAASHIALGQAYTSCLKDGDKLTPEELAAKGANDSLIHVDWMIGSGELDIDGITSTGAAEPVMRKGEWV; this is encoded by the coding sequence ATGGCGACGGTAGCGCAGGAACTCTCGTTTGAACAGAAACTCGATCAGCTGGCACGCGTGGCCATTGAAGTGGGCCTGGGCCTTGCCCGCGGGCAGGAACTGGTGATGACCGCTCCGCTCGACGCGGTGCCGCTGGCGCGGAAGATCACCGAGCAGGCCTATCGCGCCGGCGCATCGCTGGTGACCACACTCTACGCCGACGACGAAGCCACGCTGCTTAGGTATCGGCATGCGCCCGACGACGCGTTCGACACGGCCGCGGGATGGCTCTACGACGGCATGGGAGCGGCCTACAAGCGCGGTGCGGCGCGCCTGGCGATTACGGGTGCCAGCCCGCTGCTGCTTTCGAATGAGGATCCGGGGAAAGTGGGACGCGCCAACCAGGCGGTCTCGAAGGCTTACCGGCCCGCGCTGGAGCTGATTACGCGCCACGAGATCAACTGGACGATTGTGGCTGCGGCAACTCCCGCGTGGGCGGCAACGATGTTTCCCGAGGATGCGCCGGAAGCGGCCTTGGCGAAGCTGTGGGATGCCATCTTCCGCACCTCGCGCGTGGATGGCGATGATCCCGTTGCCAACTGGAAGGCTCACGACGCCGGACTGCAGAGCCGCGCGGCTTACATGAACGAAAAGCGCTACTCGGCGCTGCAGTATCGCGGACCCGGCACCGACTTCCGTCTGGGATTATCCGACGACCACCTGTGGATGGGCGGCGGGACGCGGGCGGGCAACGGGCTCTACTGCATTCCCAACATGCCCACGGAGGAGATCTTCACCACTCCGCATAAAGACCGCGCGGACGGTATTGTGCGCGCTTCGAAGCCGCTGAGCTACCAGGGCACGATGATTGAGGGGATTGAAGTGCGCTTCGAGGCAGGGCGCATTGTGCAGGCGAACGCCAGCCGCGGGCTCGAGGTGCTGGAAAAGCTCATTTCCACGGACGACGGGGCGCGGCGGCTGGGTGAAGTGGCGCTGGTGCCGCATTCGTCGCCCATTGCGGCGAGCGGGCTGCTGTTCTACAACACGCTGTTCGACGAGAACGCCGCCAGCCACATTGCGCTGGGCCAGGCTTACACGTCGTGCCTGAAGGATGGCGACAAGCTGACACCCGAGGAACTTGCGGCTAAGGGCGCCAACGACAGCCTGATCCACGTTGACTGGATGATCGGCTCGGGCGAGCTCGACATCGACGGCATCACCTCAACCGGCGCGGCCGAGCCGGTGATGCGAAAAGGCGAGTGGGTTTAG
- a CDS encoding FmdB family zinc ribbon protein, translating into MPAYEYSCRDCGAHFERRQKMSEPEISSCPSCGGAVKRLISGGAGAITKGASASAARPCGMGGGACEMPTQMGCGGGCACAH; encoded by the coding sequence ATGCCCGCGTATGAGTACAGTTGCCGCGATTGCGGCGCACATTTCGAGCGGCGACAGAAGATGTCGGAGCCGGAGATCAGCTCGTGTCCTTCCTGCGGCGGAGCCGTCAAACGTCTCATCAGCGGCGGCGCGGGGGCGATCACGAAAGGCGCATCGGCCTCAGCGGCTCGCCCTTGCGGCATGGGCGGCGGCGCATGCGAGATGCCTACGCAAATGGGCTGCGGCGGGGGCTGCGCCTGCGCGCACTAG
- a CDS encoding ATP-binding protein has translation MPALIMTALLLPAFGHLYWRTRDTRNLLWFLAFFFVLLRMALLYPGSVWEMWDSRQPWMAAWAQACAMLASGLFLGSLSPLSFRLGKVRILYAVPFILPLIVYALLGYGVYHQATPHGIAFWTFPALAVISVVVGLFWGNAKGSLPPMVGIGMCAVFGAAAVWLYFKQGVFWPLVLAESGNHIMTALLVVSVFRRLSPGVAISVLGFTVWSFPFLLMFPLSQMPLLALWLMRAIVMAKVAAALGLILLALETELATNQAAGERERRARREMEAYSSLMLSRQRVEDFDRQASQICATVVENSRFSQAALLLLHPVGMYRVMGSAGMDSATERALGSLALRIPVAEFLTFPKPVADGVTVHLDLSQWLTPGDDLTRLHFTSTMATPMQGRTATEGALLLAGMRRPEEPLRQDDLAPIEILAARLQSVRSQTRMLEKLIDSERFAGLGQLAGNVTTQLNNPLTVILGYASLLDESSQLEAHEHKAVESILAAARTMRSTLESLHRVARGPSAQLAKVSVSEMLVDMERLHRSEFLQRSIEFRLNVDPELPQVQAHAQQLRQAVLHCLQFAMDAVEHVEEASDRTVTLEAKKEGNRVEITISHSGPAFEHPDRAFDPFVPPQAGSGEAAGLGLSLCATILQDNNGRASAANLVPRGAAILLELQAA, from the coding sequence ATGCCGGCGCTTATCATGACGGCGCTGCTGCTTCCGGCGTTCGGACATCTCTATTGGCGCACGCGTGACACCCGCAACCTGCTCTGGTTCCTGGCTTTCTTCTTTGTCCTTTTGCGGATGGCGCTTCTATACCCCGGCTCAGTATGGGAGATGTGGGACAGCCGACAGCCGTGGATGGCAGCCTGGGCCCAGGCCTGCGCCATGTTGGCGTCGGGACTGTTTCTTGGGTCCCTCTCGCCGCTTTCCTTTCGGTTGGGCAAGGTGCGGATCTTGTATGCAGTTCCTTTCATCCTGCCGCTGATCGTCTACGCATTGCTGGGATACGGCGTGTATCACCAGGCCACGCCGCATGGAATTGCGTTCTGGACTTTTCCGGCGTTGGCTGTGATTTCCGTAGTCGTGGGCCTGTTCTGGGGGAACGCGAAGGGCTCACTGCCACCAATGGTTGGTATTGGGATGTGCGCCGTCTTCGGGGCGGCCGCGGTCTGGCTCTATTTCAAGCAGGGTGTGTTCTGGCCGCTGGTACTTGCCGAGAGCGGCAATCACATCATGACCGCGCTGCTGGTGGTGTCGGTGTTTCGCCGGCTCTCGCCGGGCGTGGCAATCAGCGTCCTGGGCTTCACAGTCTGGTCCTTCCCTTTCCTGCTCATGTTCCCGCTGTCGCAGATGCCGTTGTTGGCTCTCTGGCTGATGCGCGCAATCGTGATGGCCAAGGTGGCGGCTGCGCTGGGGCTCATCCTGCTGGCCCTGGAGACGGAATTGGCGACGAACCAGGCGGCAGGAGAACGCGAGCGGCGGGCGCGGCGCGAGATGGAGGCTTACAGCAGCCTGATGCTGTCGCGCCAACGCGTGGAGGACTTCGATCGGCAGGCCAGCCAGATCTGCGCGACGGTCGTGGAGAACAGCCGATTCAGCCAGGCCGCGCTTCTGCTGCTGCATCCGGTCGGCATGTACCGGGTCATGGGTTCGGCGGGCATGGACAGCGCCACCGAACGGGCGCTTGGGTCCCTGGCGCTGCGCATTCCTGTCGCGGAGTTTCTGACTTTCCCAAAGCCTGTGGCGGACGGCGTCACGGTCCACCTCGACCTCAGCCAGTGGTTGACGCCCGGTGATGACCTGACCCGACTGCATTTCACCTCGACTATGGCGACACCCATGCAGGGGAGGACGGCGACGGAGGGCGCGTTGCTGCTGGCGGGAATGCGCAGGCCCGAAGAACCGCTGCGGCAGGACGACCTTGCGCCCATCGAAATCTTGGCGGCGCGGCTACAATCGGTACGCAGCCAGACGCGCATGCTCGAGAAGCTGATTGATTCAGAGCGCTTTGCGGGCCTCGGCCAGTTGGCGGGAAACGTAACTACGCAGCTAAATAATCCGCTGACAGTGATCCTGGGCTATGCATCGCTGCTGGATGAGTCTTCGCAGCTCGAAGCGCATGAACACAAGGCAGTGGAGTCGATCCTGGCAGCGGCTCGCACCATGCGCTCGACACTGGAGAGCCTGCACCGCGTGGCGCGGGGCCCAAGCGCGCAGCTCGCCAAAGTTTCAGTATCAGAGATGCTGGTGGACATGGAGCGCCTGCACCGGTCTGAGTTTTTGCAGCGTTCGATCGAATTCCGCTTGAACGTCGATCCTGAACTGCCGCAGGTGCAGGCACACGCGCAACAGTTGCGGCAGGCTGTGCTGCATTGCCTGCAGTTTGCGATGGATGCCGTGGAGCATGTGGAAGAAGCAAGCGACCGCACCGTGACGCTGGAAGCGAAGAAGGAGGGGAATCGCGTTGAGATCACGATTTCACACAGCGGGCCGGCCTTTGAGCACCCCGATCGCGCGTTCGATCCCTTCGTGCCGCCGCAAGCGGGAAGCGGCGAAGCCGCGGGGCTGGGCCTGAGCCTGTGCGCCACCATTCTGCAGGACAACAACGGACGCGCGTCGGCCGCAAACCTCGTGCCGCGAGGGGCGGCGATCCTGCTGGAGCTGCAAGCAGCGTAA
- a CDS encoding acetyl-CoA hydrolase/transferase family protein: MFTRTARAPARTISGDEAASFVRSGMWLDYGTALCQPDVFDRALAARRDSLSNVKIRSCLTMSPRAVVEADPTGEHFCWFSWHFSSYDRKMHDCGRCNYIPLNLGEVPGYYRRFLPPVDIAILKARPMDENGRFIFGPTSMWHRAIIERAKTVIVEVTSTLPCACGTENWVDAGEIDFLVEGDDQEAPELPNPAPNEVDRAVARHIAGEVDDGACLQIGIGGMPNAVCSLLLESGIRDLGVHTEMLTDGLGELYRAGCVTGSRKAIDTGKIVYSFTLGSRQLYAATHRNADFLCCGVDYTNSPQVIMQNDNVISINNTTQIDLQGQAASESDGHRHLSGTGGQLQFVRGAYSSHCGKSFICLASTYEKHGEHRSRIVLELTPGNIVTTPRSDVMYVVTEYGKVNLKGKSVGERARALISIAHPDFREELEREAYGLRLIPRAVTF; the protein is encoded by the coding sequence ATGTTCACAAGGACAGCCCGTGCTCCTGCACGAACGATCTCGGGCGATGAAGCTGCCAGCTTCGTAAGGTCCGGGATGTGGCTCGATTACGGCACCGCCCTTTGCCAGCCCGACGTCTTCGACAGGGCACTGGCAGCCCGGCGGGATTCACTCAGCAACGTTAAGATTCGCTCCTGCCTGACCATGAGCCCGCGTGCCGTTGTGGAAGCCGATCCAACCGGGGAACATTTCTGCTGGTTCAGCTGGCACTTCTCCTCCTACGACCGCAAGATGCACGATTGTGGCCGCTGCAACTATATTCCGCTGAACCTTGGCGAGGTGCCGGGCTACTATCGCCGCTTTCTCCCGCCGGTGGACATAGCCATCCTCAAGGCGCGCCCCATGGACGAAAACGGACGCTTCATTTTTGGTCCGACCAGCATGTGGCACCGCGCAATCATCGAGAGGGCAAAGACCGTCATAGTGGAGGTCACCTCCACCCTGCCGTGTGCCTGCGGTACCGAGAACTGGGTGGATGCAGGGGAGATTGACTTTCTGGTCGAGGGCGATGACCAGGAGGCTCCCGAACTGCCCAACCCGGCACCCAACGAAGTTGACCGGGCGGTCGCTAGACATATAGCCGGTGAAGTGGACGACGGCGCCTGCCTGCAGATCGGCATCGGCGGCATGCCCAACGCGGTCTGTTCCCTGCTGCTCGAAAGCGGCATTCGCGATCTGGGCGTGCATACCGAAATGCTGACGGACGGCCTTGGCGAACTTTATCGGGCAGGCTGTGTTACCGGCTCCCGCAAAGCTATCGATACCGGCAAGATTGTCTACTCGTTCACCCTCGGTTCTCGCCAACTCTATGCGGCCACCCACCGCAACGCCGATTTCCTCTGCTGCGGGGTCGACTACACCAACTCGCCGCAAGTCATCATGCAGAACGACAATGTGATTTCCATCAATAACACCACCCAAATTGATCTGCAGGGCCAGGCCGCATCGGAGTCCGATGGCCACCGGCACCTCAGCGGCACGGGCGGGCAACTGCAGTTTGTGCGCGGCGCCTATAGTTCGCATTGCGGCAAGTCGTTCATCTGCCTGGCGTCTACCTACGAAAAACATGGCGAGCACCGCAGCCGGATTGTTCTCGAACTTACCCCCGGCAACATTGTCACCACGCCGCGATCCGACGTGATGTATGTAGTGACCGAATACGGGAAGGTCAATCTCAAGGGAAAATCGGTGGGCGAACGCGCAAGGGCGCTGATCTCCATTGCGCATCCTGATTTTCGTGAGGAACTGGAGCGGGAAGCCTATGGGCTTCGGCTCATACCCCGCGCGGTCACTTTCTGA
- a CDS encoding MFS transporter encodes MSSPPQPASRRGLEAFDSRDFRRYQLARVMAILGAEAQAVAVAWQVYSITHRALDLGYTGLALFLPGLLFLLPAGHVADRFDRRQVILVCYSLQMICTAALLAITVAGYHGVFAIYAILFLVGSGRSFSGPASSALIPHLVPEKHFVNAVTWGGAIFQFANTTGPALGGILFTLPLTQLFPHEPHLMDFTGAGIVYCFTLLSLVWFIVLISTLKVRPGRMEHRAASLKVVLAGFQYVRSMPMLLGSFSLDLFVVLLGGAVALMPIFANEVLQTGPRGLGMLRAAPAVGALCMSLTLARFPLQRKAGIKLFISVFIFGVATIVFGLSRDLWLSLVALAILGAADCISVIIRGSLLQLATPPEMRGRVSAVNSLFIGASNELGEFESGLTAQWLGAVRATVFGGIGALVVAGVWSVMFPSLRQADELTSAALRKQAPTPEPEEAEADATLL; translated from the coding sequence ATGTCTTCCCCTCCTCAACCGGCGTCGCGCCGCGGACTGGAAGCTTTTGACTCGCGCGACTTCCGCCGCTACCAACTGGCGCGCGTCATGGCGATCCTGGGCGCCGAGGCGCAGGCCGTCGCTGTGGCCTGGCAGGTGTATTCCATCACGCATCGCGCGCTCGACCTTGGATACACGGGGCTGGCGTTGTTTCTCCCGGGACTCCTTTTCCTGCTTCCGGCAGGGCACGTGGCCGACCGCTTCGACCGTCGGCAGGTCATCCTGGTCTGCTACTCGCTTCAGATGATTTGCACAGCCGCGCTGCTGGCCATCACGGTGGCGGGATATCACGGCGTGTTCGCCATTTACGCAATTCTGTTTCTGGTCGGATCGGGGCGGTCGTTCTCCGGGCCGGCCAGCTCCGCGCTGATTCCTCACCTCGTTCCGGAGAAGCACTTCGTCAACGCCGTGACATGGGGCGGCGCCATCTTCCAGTTCGCCAACACCACGGGGCCGGCGCTCGGCGGAATTCTCTTTACGTTGCCGCTGACCCAGCTATTCCCGCACGAGCCGCATCTGATGGACTTCACAGGAGCGGGGATCGTCTACTGCTTTACGCTGCTTTCGCTGGTGTGGTTCATCGTTCTGATCAGCACTCTCAAGGTGCGGCCGGGGCGCATGGAGCACCGGGCGGCATCGCTCAAGGTGGTGCTGGCGGGGTTCCAGTATGTGCGCAGCATGCCCATGCTGCTGGGCTCGTTCTCGCTGGACCTGTTCGTGGTGTTGCTGGGTGGCGCAGTGGCTCTCATGCCGATCTTCGCCAATGAGGTGTTGCAAACCGGGCCGCGGGGGCTGGGCATGCTGCGTGCGGCGCCGGCGGTCGGTGCGCTGTGCATGTCGCTGACGCTGGCGCGGTTTCCGCTGCAGCGCAAGGCGGGAATCAAGCTGTTTATTTCGGTCTTCATCTTCGGCGTGGCGACCATCGTGTTCGGGCTATCGCGGGATTTGTGGCTTTCGCTGGTGGCACTGGCGATCCTGGGCGCGGCCGACTGCATAAGCGTGATTATTCGCGGATCGCTGCTGCAACTGGCGACGCCTCCGGAGATGCGGGGGCGCGTGTCCGCGGTCAATTCGCTGTTCATCGGGGCATCGAATGAGTTGGGCGAGTTCGAGAGCGGGCTGACAGCGCAATGGCTGGGAGCAGTGCGAGCGACGGTGTTTGGCGGCATTGGAGCGCTGGTGGTGGCAGGGGTGTGGTCGGTGATGTTCCCGAGCCTGCGGCAGGCCGATGAGCTGACCTCGGCCGCACTGCGGAAGCAGGCGCCCACGCCCGAGCCGGAAGAGGCTGAAGCGGACGCTACGCTGCTCTAA
- a CDS encoding FAD-dependent thymidylate synthase, giving the protein MSSESLLPAGAHNQTDVYAVHGADPEVLAYAMAKYSRSALSMRESLAEISAQRAEQFLNTFYFQYGHRSIADLAHIAFAVERLSLLAAIVLVDEQRWDGQERSTRYQNFMKSGWYLPDFGEDTGSRKLYIETVDGLFTAYQNTTAAVLDALRQRVRRPDEMKQEAYDRTLRARAFDVARYLLPLATNTSLGQIVNARTLETQVSRLLSHPAAEIRELGRKLRDAATGPAWAAGSQAASALVTDIAKIDPALGEQAGAMLTREIRTAPTLVKYAEPNQYLIETRKALEQAAAELFAGVKIAPAPVVDLVERTETLEVELAATLLYWASDYPYRQVRDIVATLPEARVNEIIELGLRQRGRHDEALRAFHAGAALRFDILMDIGGFRDMHRHRRVTQIQQGFTAVHGYDTPESGDAAGLAEAGILADYQRTVEGAHAAAARIAQGTAPEAALNAIYAYPLATKVRCLFKMDFAEAQYISELRSAPAGHFSYRKVAWEMYKAIERQHPSLAKHIRATDFDKPIDLLQR; this is encoded by the coding sequence ATGTCCAGTGAATCTTTGTTGCCCGCCGGTGCCCACAATCAAACAGACGTATATGCCGTTCACGGGGCCGACCCCGAAGTTCTGGCCTATGCCATGGCCAAGTATTCGCGCTCCGCTCTCTCCATGCGCGAGTCGCTTGCCGAGATCAGCGCCCAGCGCGCCGAGCAGTTCCTGAACACCTTTTATTTCCAGTATGGCCACCGGTCGATCGCCGATCTGGCGCACATCGCCTTCGCAGTTGAGCGGCTCAGCCTGCTGGCTGCCATCGTCCTCGTGGACGAGCAGCGCTGGGACGGCCAGGAACGCTCCACGCGCTACCAGAACTTCATGAAATCGGGCTGGTATCTGCCGGATTTCGGCGAAGACACCGGCTCCCGCAAGCTCTACATCGAAACCGTGGATGGCCTCTTCACCGCCTACCAGAACACCACCGCGGCGGTGCTCGATGCGCTGCGCCAGCGCGTTAGACGGCCTGACGAGATGAAGCAGGAAGCCTACGACCGCACGCTGCGCGCCCGCGCCTTCGACGTAGCTCGCTACCTGCTGCCGCTCGCGACCAACACTTCGCTCGGCCAGATCGTCAACGCCCGCACGCTCGAGACCCAGGTCTCGCGCCTGTTGTCGCATCCGGCCGCGGAGATCCGCGAACTCGGGCGCAAGCTGCGCGACGCCGCCACCGGTCCCGCATGGGCCGCGGGCTCTCAGGCTGCCTCTGCCCTCGTGACGGATATCGCCAAAATCGACCCCGCGCTCGGCGAGCAAGCCGGAGCCATGCTCACCCGCGAAATCCGCACCGCCCCCACGCTGGTGAAGTACGCCGAGCCGAACCAATATCTAATCGAGACCCGCAAAGCACTCGAGCAGGCCGCTGCCGAGCTCTTCGCCGGAGTCAAGATCGCGCCGGCGCCTGTGGTCGACCTGGTCGAGCGCACCGAGACACTCGAAGTTGAACTCGCCGCCACGCTCCTTTACTGGGCCAGCGATTACCCCTATCGGCAGGTGCGCGATATCGTAGCCACGCTGCCCGAGGCGCGCGTCAACGAGATCATCGAATTGGGCCTGAGGCAGCGCGGCCGCCACGATGAGGCGCTCCGCGCCTTCCACGCCGGCGCCGCGCTCCGCTTCGACATTCTCATGGACATCGGCGGCTTCCGAGACATGCACCGCCACCGCCGCGTCACCCAGATCCAGCAGGGATTCACCGCCGTCCACGGCTACGATACGCCCGAGTCCGGCGATGCCGCCGGCCTCGCTGAAGCCGGAATCCTTGCCGATTACCAGCGTACGGTCGAAGGCGCCCACGCTGCCGCGGCCAGGATCGCCCAAGGCACGGCGCCCGAGGCCGCTCTCAACGCGATTTATGCCTATCCGCTGGCGACAAAGGTCCGCTGCCTCTTCAAAATGGATTTCGCCGAAGCGCAGTACATCAGCGAGCTCCGCTCCGCCCCCGCCGGTCACTTCAGCTATCGCAAAGTCGCCTGGGAGATGTACAAGGCCATCGAGCGGCAACACCCGAGTTTGGCCAAGCACATCCGCGCGACGGATTTCGACAAGCCGATCGACTTGTTGCAGCGGTGA
- a CDS encoding REP-associated tyrosine transposase: MPTYALTTATHQRRALFMRRANAELLMQILFHYRDQGRFLLHGFAIMPDHLHVLLTPSRDQTVERCAQCIKGGFSFQVRQSFKGEIWQTGFHEHRIRDEEDFRNQLAYVAANPERRGLREYEFVHTRHLDRIDSMPAGLAPEYLRG; the protein is encoded by the coding sequence ATGCCAACCTACGCTCTGACCACCGCCACGCATCAACGCAGAGCCCTCTTCATGCGAAGGGCTAACGCCGAACTCCTGATGCAGATCCTGTTCCACTATCGCGATCAAGGTAGATTTTTGCTTCACGGCTTTGCCATCATGCCCGATCATCTGCACGTGCTGCTCACGCCTTCGCGCGATCAGACCGTCGAACGCTGCGCACAGTGCATCAAAGGTGGATTCTCATTTCAGGTCCGTCAATCATTCAAAGGTGAGATCTGGCAAACAGGATTTCATGAGCATCGAATTCGCGATGAAGAGGACTTCAGGAATCAGCTCGCGTATGTCGCAGCGAACCCGGAGCGGCGAGGTCTTCGGGAATACGAGTTCGTCCATACACGGCATCTCGACAGGATTGATTCGATGCCGGCCGGTCTGGCTCCCGAATACCTCAGGGGCTAA